Part of the Actinomycetota bacterium genome is shown below.
CGCCCGCTCCGGCGGGGTGACGTGAGTCTGGCCGACGTAGGCGGCCGGGTCGAACACGTCGGCGTCGGTCGGGGCGATGTTCATGTCCCCGCAGACGATCGTCGCGTCCGGACCGGCGGCCACGTCGTCCCGCAGCGCGGCCAGCCAGGCCAGCTTGTAGCGGTAGTGGTCGGACTCCGGCACCCGCCCGTTCGGCACGTACACGGACCACACCCGGATGCCGCCGCAGGTCGCGGCCACGGCCCGCGCCTCCGGGCGCGGGAACCCGGGTGCGCCCGGCACCCCGCGCACGACCTCCCCCAGCCCCAGCCTGGAGAGGATGGCCACGCCGTTCCACTGGCCCTCCCCGTGGAGCGCGACCTCGTAGCCGCGGCCGGCGAGCTCGTCGCCGAGGAGCTCGGTGAACTTGCGATCGGTGAGCTTGGTCTCCTGCAGGCAGACGACGTCGGGCTGCCGCTGGTCGAGCCAGGGCAGCAGCCGGGGCACCCGCTGCTTGACCGAGTTCACGTTCCAGGTCGCCACTCGCACCCGGCCACAGTAGCGCAGCTTGACCAGG
Proteins encoded:
- a CDS encoding exodeoxyribonuclease III; protein product: MRVATWNVNSVKQRVPRLLPWLDQRQPDVVCLQETKLTDRKFTELLGDELAGRGYEVALHGEGQWNGVAILSRLGLGEVVRGVPGAPGFPRPEARAVAATCGGIRVWSVYVPNGRVPESDHYRYKLAWLAALRDDVAAGPDATIVCGDMNIAPTDADVFDPAAYVGQTHVTPPERAALAGLQALGLCDVVRDRWPDERVFTYWDYRAGMFHQDLGMRIDLVLASATVAGRVRAAWVDRQARKGSGPSDHAPVIVDLDEAPDGDIGPVVPPPSAPVIRQRPAKLPQARPPA